In Colletotrichum higginsianum IMI 349063 chromosome 1, whole genome shotgun sequence, one genomic interval encodes:
- a CDS encoding GDSL-like Lipase/Acylhydrolase — protein sequence MRVQSIAAVLAAAVTSVSAIPFGHGSVSETRSTKPPYFLLTGDSTVAINGGWGNGFLSFVESPADGKNYGKSGATTVSFRAQGIWKTVIEEVKANKDAFSPIVTIQFGHNDQKATANISQDQFQANLEALANEVTAAGGTPILITSLTRRTFSGGKVIQNLENERLRAIAAAEAVGATYLDLNTASTKYVNAIGNANGRKYDLSSGDATHLNPAGEVVFGRLVADLLLEKREDLAEFIKENKALSDKIKAGVFATGDETD from the exons ATGAGAGTTCAAAGCATCGCAGCCGTCTTGGCAGCGGCAGTCACATCGGTCTCCGCAATTCCATTCGGACACGGTAGCGTGTCGGAAACCCGTTCGACCAAGCCTCCCTACTTTTTGCTCACCGGCGACTCGACTGTTGCCATCAACGGCGGTTGGGGCAATGGATTCTTGTCCTTCGTCGAGTCGCCTGCCGATGGCAAGAACTATGGCAAGAGCGGTGCCACAACCGTGTCATTCAGAGCCCAAGGCATTTGGAAAACCGTCATAGAAGAGGTCAAGGCGAACAAGGACGCCTTTAGCCCCATTGTCACGATCCAGTTCGGCCACAACGACCAAAAGGCGACGGCGAACATTTCCCAAGACCAGTTTCAAGCCAATCTTGAGGCCTTGGCGAACGAAGTTACGGCTGCTGGCGGAACTCCT ATCTTGATCACCTCTCTCACGCGTCGCACCTTCAGCGGCGGCAAAGTCATCCAGAACCTCGAGAACGAGCGCCTCCGAGCTATTGCTGCCGCAGAGGCTGTGGGTGCCACGTACCTGGACCTGAACACCGCCAGCACCAAATATGTCAACGCCATTGGCAACGCGAATGGGCGTAAGTACGACTTATCGTCTGGCGATGCCACGCACTTGAACCCTGCCGGAGAGGTTGTTTTCGGTCGCCTGGTTGCGGACCTGCTCCTTGAGAAACGGGAGGATCTTGCCGAGTTCATCAAGGAGAATAAAGCGCTGAGCGACAAAATCAAGGCTGGCGTGTTTGCCACCGGTGACGAGACAGACTAA
- a CDS encoding Protein kinase has product MNVQGRNRSAHKSASEDWAEEVQSLVEKYENKDRNGTDNPAISAIHGQSGVSRRRTQENIDLSENSPRPSLPFAKSDQGSVGQDISRIRTQKSLESISTCVDHGDSYRLSNRDTAPPSADQSGSLPELREEVLHAVGQHDHLEPKHPGTRVELQKALFNALERQSNDKEFLPLQALDDFITENTVRRELEAEFDHLSKTEIEACVHYVCTRKKISDPRTKHLKFTSGQRIFALLIMIEGLDSFLNLKSQGLHDIDLPLKDNCQRSSHRPKTFTCFQSWSPFRLRSFDEWQWKLLAPYFSTTKDREERVLFYSLPAPTVMPWLSETGPTSADPEPDRFGGYSTVKKVKIHPSHHNFQFPEGCEPCFAVKKLYTHKKKEFDREVDALKRFNTRTNSNLVQLLATYRHHNNYCLLFPGADGNLKDLWEANPQPVAEPSYKRAMWMAEVCHGIATGLSQIHQHRTTEEIRRDAIEIAKEDKKGDSPAGILSNTPANLRQNEDRFGRHGDIKPENILWFKNYKPDSYLGVLQISDFGLTRFHSKHSISKHMSDAVGGQTYRAPEFNTTRNGFDQSYDIWTLGCVYLEFITWYLLGWEQVDDFSRKRTKEDDEALKSFNKDGFPEDKFFKLDGDGSQATVKSSVTRWFEVLHSRPDCTKYIHQFLYFVEGRMLRVMKTERAECGEVAGELCKLLEQCEKRPEFCLHGIPEI; this is encoded by the exons ATGAACGTGCAAGGCAGAAACCGCTCTGCGCACAAGTCTGCCTCCGAAGACTGGGCCGAAGAGGTG CAATCATTGGTCGAAAAGTATGAGAACAAGGACCGTAATGGCACAGATAATCCCGCAATCAGTGCTATCCATGGGCAGTCTGGCGTTTCCAGACGTCGTACCCAGGAAAACATCGACCTTTCGGAGAACAGCCCCAGGCCCAGCCTCCCGTTTGCGAAGTCAGACCAAGGCTCTGTCGGCCAAGACATATCCAGAATCAGGACCCAGAAGTCTCTAGAATCCATCAGCACTTGTGTTGATCACGGAGACAGCTATCGCCTGTCCAACCGCGACACGGCACCTCCATCGGCTGATCAAAGTGGCTCGCTCCCTGAACTGCGGGAAGAAGTGCTTCACGCGGTGGGGCAGCATGATCACTTGGAGCCCAAGCATCCAGGGACTCGTGTTGAACTCCAGAAAGCACTCTTCAATGCTCTGGAGCGCCAGAGCAACGACAAGGAgtttcttcctcttcaggccctcgacgacttcATTACCGAGAATACAGTGCGACGGGAGCTTGAGGCTGAATTCGATCATTTATCCAAGACAGAGATAGAAGCCTGCGTGCACTATGTTTGTACTAGGAAGAAGATCAGCGATCCCAGGACCAAACACCTCAAGTTCACATCTGGCCAAAGGATCTTTGCTCTCCTCATCATGATTGAGGGGTTGGATAGCTTTCTCAATCTCAAGAGTCAAGGCCTCCACGATATTGATTTGCCTCTAAAAGACAACTGCCAGCGTAGTTCTCATCGACCAAAAACATTTACTTGTTTCCAGTCTTGGTCCCCGTTCAGATTACGATCGTTCGATGAATGGCAATGGAAGCTGTTGGCACCGTATTTTTCCACCACCAAAGACAGAGAAGAGAGAGTCTTGTTTTACAGCTTGCCTGCTCCGACAGTAATGCCATGGCTTTCAGAAACAGGACCGACGTCGGCAGATCCGGAGCCAGATCGCTTCGGGGGCTATAGCACAGTGAAGAAGGTCAAGATTCACCCTTCACATCACAACTTCCAGTTCCCAGAG GGATGCGAGCCTTGCTTTGCTGTCAAGAAGCTGTATACGCATAAAAAGAAAGAATTCGACCGCGAGGTCGACGCTCTGAAGAGGTTCAACACCAGAACAAACTCAAATCTTGTTCAATTGTTGGCGACATATCGGCATCACAACAATTACTGCCTCTTGTTTCCAGGCGCAGATGGAAACCTGAAAGATCTTTGGGAAGCGAACCCTCAACCGGTCGCGGAACCTAGTTACAAGAGAGCGATGTGGATGGCCGAGGTGTGTCATGGCATTGCCACGGGTCTGTCGCAGATCCACCAGCATAGGACCACGGAAGAAATACGCCGAGATGCGATCGAAATTGCGAAAGAGGACAAGAAAGGGGATTCGCCTGCTGGGATACTTTCCAACACTCCAGCAAATCTTCGCCAGAACGAGGACCGATTCGGTAGGCACGGGGATATCAAGCCTGAGAATATCTTATGGTTCAAGAACTACAAACCGGATAGCTACCTCGGCGTTCTGCAGATCTCGGACTTTGGACTCACAAGGTTTCATAGCAAACACTCTATTTCGAAACACATGTCAGACGCTGTTGGGGGCCAAACTTACAGAGCGCCCGAGTTCAACACTACGAGGAACGGGTTCGATCAATCGTACGATATATGGACTCTGGGCTGTGTGTACCTTGAATTCATCACTTGGTACCTCCTTGGGTGGGAACAAGTGGATGACTTTTCTCGGAAGCGGAcgaaggaggacgacgaagcctTGAAATCTTTTAACAAAGATGGGTTTCCAGAAGACAAGTTTTTCAAGTTGGACGGCGACGGATCACAGGCCACTGTCAAAAGCAGTGTCACTAGA TGGTTCGAAGTGCTTCATTCCCGGCCAGACTGCACCAAGTACATTCATCAGTTCCTGTACTTTG